From a region of the Triticum aestivum cultivar Chinese Spring chromosome 7D, IWGSC CS RefSeq v2.1, whole genome shotgun sequence genome:
- the LOC123167874 gene encoding uncharacterized protein isoform X2 — MEANNTNVPKGVIKDQWITLVNNSMTPKAQGISEKNRNNCAMRKSKHTAGTKSFPRVREQLRLKDPEKKYPHRVVLYMHTHQHKSDKKMNEQVVDLKKRIAANPDLVDTSRGKTAWKGDVLNAVLGADKPGHVHGLGLVPNPNQVFDVSTSRHFQNIHLSSLEDTSNEDLLAVRLKMEKLEKRVENQDAEILELKGKTKNSEGQGSLDQISKSRDVPSIAKTISKRKRIYGDGHSQQLGTVGQQNNVKSKETFLDDREMQPSYKRPLVDRAMSLSSRMKMCNKRRKTLVQIRVLWTVYSDSRSQQLGTVGPQNNAMSKENFLYDMEMQPSNKRPSKDKNKDTSIHDEHVQQEKANTSADKLRCQNTSKISRGANATKHANKQQCSTTNCLGADSIDVGTVVFLKSLGNPNRNVALGTLQSMDPEYKVEGVHLGNQFWAVRVDATLAKSDQLIRPLKKVNIIGHAAGLIIAWPSTFIAKIKLMMYGPDVDCKVDNGLLFVSLV; from the exons ATGGAAGCGAATAACACCAATGTTCCAAAGGGTGTGATTAAGGATCAGTGGATTACTCTGGTCAATAATTCGATGACCCCAAAGGCACAG GGGATAAGTGAGAAAAATAGGAACAACTGTGCGATGAGGAAGTCGAAACACACGGCTGGAACTAAGAGTTTTCCACGAGTTAGAGAACAGCTG AGACTAAAGGATCCGGAAAAGAAGTACCCCCACAGGGTTGTCTTATACATGCATACCCATCAGCACAAAAGCGACAAGAAAATGAATGAACAAGTG GTTGATTTGAAGAAACGGATAGCAGCGAATCCAGATTTAGTAGATACTAGTAGAGGAAAGACAGCATGGAAAGGAGATGTTTTGAATGCAGTACTTGGCGCAGACAAGCCTGGACATGTACATGGCCTCGGACTAGTTCCGAATCCAAATCAAGTCTTTGATGTGTCAACTTCACGCCACTTTCAGAATATACACCTTAGTTCATTGGAGGATACATCGAATGAAGATCTTTTGGCTGTCAGACTTAAGATGGAGAAGTTGGAGAAAAGAGTGGAAAACCAAGATGCCGAAATTCTGGAACTAAAAGGGAAGACAAAAAACTCTGAAGGACAG GGTTCTTTGGATCAGATATCTAAATCTCGAGATGTTCCTTCTATTGCTAAGACAATTTCAAAGAGAAAA AGAATTTATGGCGACGGTCATAGTCAACAACTTGGTACTGTTGGGCAGCAGAATAATGTGAAG AGCAAGGAAACATTTCTCGATGACAGGGAGATGCAACCATCATACAAACGTCCTCTTGTGGATAG AGCAATGAGTCTTTCATCCAGGATGAAAATGTGCAACAAGAGAAGGAAAACACTAGTGCAGATAAG GGTTctttgg ACAGTATATAGCGATAGTCGTAGTCAACAACTTGGCACCGTTGGGCCGCAGAATAATGCGATG AGCAAGGAAAACTTTCTCTATGACATGGAGATGCAACCATCAAACAAACGTCCTTCTAAGGATAAG AACAAAGATACTTCTATCCATGATGAACATGTGCAACAAGAGAAGGCAAACACTAGTGCAGATAAG CTTCGTTGCCAGAACACTAGTAAGATCTCAAGAGGAGCTAATGCAACAAAGCATGCCAAT AAACAACAATGCAGTACAACAAATTGCCTGGGTGCCGACTCGATAGAT GTTGGCACTGTAGTCTTTTTGAAGAGCTTGGGAAATCCAAACAGGAACGTTGCTCTTGGTACGCTCCAAAGCATGGACCCAGAATATAAAGTTGAGGGTGTTCATCTTGGTAACCAATTCTGGGCAGTGCGAGTTGATGCTACATTAGCAAAATCTGATCAGTTGATACGACCACTAAAAAAGGTCAACATTATTGGTCATGCAGCAGGATTAATTATCGCATGGCCTTCAACCTTT ATTGCTAAGATAAAATTGATGATGTATGGCCCAGATGTTGATTGCAAGGTGGACAATGGGCTCCTATTTGTTAGTCTTGTGTAG
- the LOC123167874 gene encoding uncharacterized protein isoform X3 — MEANNTNVPKGVIKDQWITLVNNSMTPKAQGISEKNRNNCAMRKSKHTAGTKSFPRVREQLRLKDPEKKYPHRVVLYMHTHQHKSDKKMNEQVVDLKKRIAANPDLVDTSRGKTAWKGDVLNAVLGADKPGHVHGLGLVPNPNQVFDVSTSRHFQNIHLSSLEDTSNEDLLAVRLKMEKLEKRVENQDAEILELKGKTKNSEGQLQGSLDQISKSRDVPSIAKTISKRKRIYGDGHSQQLGTVGQQNNVKSKETFLDDREMQPSYKRPLVDRAMSLSSRMKMCNKRRKTLVQIRVLWSKENFLYDMEMQPSNKRPSKDKNKDTSIHDEHVQQEKANTSADKLRCQNTSKISRGANATKHANKQQCSTTNCLGADSIDVGTVVFLKSLGNPNRNVALGTLQSMDPEYKVEGVHLGNQFWAVRVDATLAKSDQLIRPLKKVNIIGHAAGLIIAWPSTFIAKIKLMMYGPDVDCKVDNGLLFVSLV; from the exons ATGGAAGCGAATAACACCAATGTTCCAAAGGGTGTGATTAAGGATCAGTGGATTACTCTGGTCAATAATTCGATGACCCCAAAGGCACAG GGGATAAGTGAGAAAAATAGGAACAACTGTGCGATGAGGAAGTCGAAACACACGGCTGGAACTAAGAGTTTTCCACGAGTTAGAGAACAGCTG AGACTAAAGGATCCGGAAAAGAAGTACCCCCACAGGGTTGTCTTATACATGCATACCCATCAGCACAAAAGCGACAAGAAAATGAATGAACAAGTG GTTGATTTGAAGAAACGGATAGCAGCGAATCCAGATTTAGTAGATACTAGTAGAGGAAAGACAGCATGGAAAGGAGATGTTTTGAATGCAGTACTTGGCGCAGACAAGCCTGGACATGTACATGGCCTCGGACTAGTTCCGAATCCAAATCAAGTCTTTGATGTGTCAACTTCACGCCACTTTCAGAATATACACCTTAGTTCATTGGAGGATACATCGAATGAAGATCTTTTGGCTGTCAGACTTAAGATGGAGAAGTTGGAGAAAAGAGTGGAAAACCAAGATGCCGAAATTCTGGAACTAAAAGGGAAGACAAAAAACTCTGAAGGACAG TTACAGGGTTCTTTGGATCAGATATCTAAATCTCGAGATGTTCCTTCTATTGCTAAGACAATTTCAAAGAGAAAA AGAATTTATGGCGACGGTCATAGTCAACAACTTGGTACTGTTGGGCAGCAGAATAATGTGAAG AGCAAGGAAACATTTCTCGATGACAGGGAGATGCAACCATCATACAAACGTCCTCTTGTGGATAG AGCAATGAGTCTTTCATCCAGGATGAAAATGTGCAACAAGAGAAGGAAAACACTAGTGCAGATAAG GGTTctttgg AGCAAGGAAAACTTTCTCTATGACATGGAGATGCAACCATCAAACAAACGTCCTTCTAAGGATAAG AACAAAGATACTTCTATCCATGATGAACATGTGCAACAAGAGAAGGCAAACACTAGTGCAGATAAG CTTCGTTGCCAGAACACTAGTAAGATCTCAAGAGGAGCTAATGCAACAAAGCATGCCAAT AAACAACAATGCAGTACAACAAATTGCCTGGGTGCCGACTCGATAGAT GTTGGCACTGTAGTCTTTTTGAAGAGCTTGGGAAATCCAAACAGGAACGTTGCTCTTGGTACGCTCCAAAGCATGGACCCAGAATATAAAGTTGAGGGTGTTCATCTTGGTAACCAATTCTGGGCAGTGCGAGTTGATGCTACATTAGCAAAATCTGATCAGTTGATACGACCACTAAAAAAGGTCAACATTATTGGTCATGCAGCAGGATTAATTATCGCATGGCCTTCAACCTTT ATTGCTAAGATAAAATTGATGATGTATGGCCCAGATGTTGATTGCAAGGTGGACAATGGGCTCCTATTTGTTAGTCTTGTGTAG
- the LOC123167874 gene encoding uncharacterized protein isoform X4 produces the protein MEANNTNVPKGVIKDQWITLVNNSMTPKAQGISEKNRNNCAMRKSKHTAGTKSFPRVREQLRLKDPEKKYPHRVVLYMHTHQHKSDKKMNEQVVDLKKRIAANPDLVDTSRGKTAWKGDVLNAVLGADKPGHVHGLGLVPNPNQVFDVSTSRHFQNIHLSSLEDTSNEDLLAVRLKMEKLEKRVENQDAEILELKGKTKNSEGQGSLDQISKSRDVPSIAKTISKRKRIYGDGHSQQLGTVGQQNNVKSKETFLDDREMQPSYKRPLVDRAMSLSSRMKMCNKRRKTLVQIRVLWSKENFLYDMEMQPSNKRPSKDKNKDTSIHDEHVQQEKANTSADKLRCQNTSKISRGANATKHANKQQCSTTNCLGADSIDVGTVVFLKSLGNPNRNVALGTLQSMDPEYKVEGVHLGNQFWAVRVDATLAKSDQLIRPLKKVNIIGHAAGLIIAWPSTFIAKIKLMMYGPDVDCKVDNGLLFVSLV, from the exons ATGGAAGCGAATAACACCAATGTTCCAAAGGGTGTGATTAAGGATCAGTGGATTACTCTGGTCAATAATTCGATGACCCCAAAGGCACAG GGGATAAGTGAGAAAAATAGGAACAACTGTGCGATGAGGAAGTCGAAACACACGGCTGGAACTAAGAGTTTTCCACGAGTTAGAGAACAGCTG AGACTAAAGGATCCGGAAAAGAAGTACCCCCACAGGGTTGTCTTATACATGCATACCCATCAGCACAAAAGCGACAAGAAAATGAATGAACAAGTG GTTGATTTGAAGAAACGGATAGCAGCGAATCCAGATTTAGTAGATACTAGTAGAGGAAAGACAGCATGGAAAGGAGATGTTTTGAATGCAGTACTTGGCGCAGACAAGCCTGGACATGTACATGGCCTCGGACTAGTTCCGAATCCAAATCAAGTCTTTGATGTGTCAACTTCACGCCACTTTCAGAATATACACCTTAGTTCATTGGAGGATACATCGAATGAAGATCTTTTGGCTGTCAGACTTAAGATGGAGAAGTTGGAGAAAAGAGTGGAAAACCAAGATGCCGAAATTCTGGAACTAAAAGGGAAGACAAAAAACTCTGAAGGACAG GGTTCTTTGGATCAGATATCTAAATCTCGAGATGTTCCTTCTATTGCTAAGACAATTTCAAAGAGAAAA AGAATTTATGGCGACGGTCATAGTCAACAACTTGGTACTGTTGGGCAGCAGAATAATGTGAAG AGCAAGGAAACATTTCTCGATGACAGGGAGATGCAACCATCATACAAACGTCCTCTTGTGGATAG AGCAATGAGTCTTTCATCCAGGATGAAAATGTGCAACAAGAGAAGGAAAACACTAGTGCAGATAAG GGTTctttgg AGCAAGGAAAACTTTCTCTATGACATGGAGATGCAACCATCAAACAAACGTCCTTCTAAGGATAAG AACAAAGATACTTCTATCCATGATGAACATGTGCAACAAGAGAAGGCAAACACTAGTGCAGATAAG CTTCGTTGCCAGAACACTAGTAAGATCTCAAGAGGAGCTAATGCAACAAAGCATGCCAAT AAACAACAATGCAGTACAACAAATTGCCTGGGTGCCGACTCGATAGAT GTTGGCACTGTAGTCTTTTTGAAGAGCTTGGGAAATCCAAACAGGAACGTTGCTCTTGGTACGCTCCAAAGCATGGACCCAGAATATAAAGTTGAGGGTGTTCATCTTGGTAACCAATTCTGGGCAGTGCGAGTTGATGCTACATTAGCAAAATCTGATCAGTTGATACGACCACTAAAAAAGGTCAACATTATTGGTCATGCAGCAGGATTAATTATCGCATGGCCTTCAACCTTT ATTGCTAAGATAAAATTGATGATGTATGGCCCAGATGTTGATTGCAAGGTGGACAATGGGCTCCTATTTGTTAGTCTTGTGTAG
- the LOC123167874 gene encoding uncharacterized protein isoform X1: MEANNTNVPKGVIKDQWITLVNNSMTPKAQGISEKNRNNCAMRKSKHTAGTKSFPRVREQLRLKDPEKKYPHRVVLYMHTHQHKSDKKMNEQVVDLKKRIAANPDLVDTSRGKTAWKGDVLNAVLGADKPGHVHGLGLVPNPNQVFDVSTSRHFQNIHLSSLEDTSNEDLLAVRLKMEKLEKRVENQDAEILELKGKTKNSEGQLQGSLDQISKSRDVPSIAKTISKRKRIYGDGHSQQLGTVGQQNNVKSKETFLDDREMQPSYKRPLVDRAMSLSSRMKMCNKRRKTLVQIRVLWTVYSDSRSQQLGTVGPQNNAMSKENFLYDMEMQPSNKRPSKDKNKDTSIHDEHVQQEKANTSADKLRCQNTSKISRGANATKHANKQQCSTTNCLGADSIDVGTVVFLKSLGNPNRNVALGTLQSMDPEYKVEGVHLGNQFWAVRVDATLAKSDQLIRPLKKVNIIGHAAGLIIAWPSTFIAKIKLMMYGPDVDCKVDNGLLFVSLV; this comes from the exons ATGGAAGCGAATAACACCAATGTTCCAAAGGGTGTGATTAAGGATCAGTGGATTACTCTGGTCAATAATTCGATGACCCCAAAGGCACAG GGGATAAGTGAGAAAAATAGGAACAACTGTGCGATGAGGAAGTCGAAACACACGGCTGGAACTAAGAGTTTTCCACGAGTTAGAGAACAGCTG AGACTAAAGGATCCGGAAAAGAAGTACCCCCACAGGGTTGTCTTATACATGCATACCCATCAGCACAAAAGCGACAAGAAAATGAATGAACAAGTG GTTGATTTGAAGAAACGGATAGCAGCGAATCCAGATTTAGTAGATACTAGTAGAGGAAAGACAGCATGGAAAGGAGATGTTTTGAATGCAGTACTTGGCGCAGACAAGCCTGGACATGTACATGGCCTCGGACTAGTTCCGAATCCAAATCAAGTCTTTGATGTGTCAACTTCACGCCACTTTCAGAATATACACCTTAGTTCATTGGAGGATACATCGAATGAAGATCTTTTGGCTGTCAGACTTAAGATGGAGAAGTTGGAGAAAAGAGTGGAAAACCAAGATGCCGAAATTCTGGAACTAAAAGGGAAGACAAAAAACTCTGAAGGACAG TTACAGGGTTCTTTGGATCAGATATCTAAATCTCGAGATGTTCCTTCTATTGCTAAGACAATTTCAAAGAGAAAA AGAATTTATGGCGACGGTCATAGTCAACAACTTGGTACTGTTGGGCAGCAGAATAATGTGAAG AGCAAGGAAACATTTCTCGATGACAGGGAGATGCAACCATCATACAAACGTCCTCTTGTGGATAG AGCAATGAGTCTTTCATCCAGGATGAAAATGTGCAACAAGAGAAGGAAAACACTAGTGCAGATAAG GGTTctttgg ACAGTATATAGCGATAGTCGTAGTCAACAACTTGGCACCGTTGGGCCGCAGAATAATGCGATG AGCAAGGAAAACTTTCTCTATGACATGGAGATGCAACCATCAAACAAACGTCCTTCTAAGGATAAG AACAAAGATACTTCTATCCATGATGAACATGTGCAACAAGAGAAGGCAAACACTAGTGCAGATAAG CTTCGTTGCCAGAACACTAGTAAGATCTCAAGAGGAGCTAATGCAACAAAGCATGCCAAT AAACAACAATGCAGTACAACAAATTGCCTGGGTGCCGACTCGATAGAT GTTGGCACTGTAGTCTTTTTGAAGAGCTTGGGAAATCCAAACAGGAACGTTGCTCTTGGTACGCTCCAAAGCATGGACCCAGAATATAAAGTTGAGGGTGTTCATCTTGGTAACCAATTCTGGGCAGTGCGAGTTGATGCTACATTAGCAAAATCTGATCAGTTGATACGACCACTAAAAAAGGTCAACATTATTGGTCATGCAGCAGGATTAATTATCGCATGGCCTTCAACCTTT ATTGCTAAGATAAAATTGATGATGTATGGCCCAGATGTTGATTGCAAGGTGGACAATGGGCTCCTATTTGTTAGTCTTGTGTAG